A region of the Microcoleus sp. AS-A8 genome:
CTTCACTTTGTCCGTAGGCGTTGCGGTTTCCCAAAGTTGCTGCCACAGTTGGTCACAGGTTAAGGGGATTAAGTGACGCTGTTTTAGCCATTCGGGAAACTTCGCGTCTCGTAGCCACTTTCTCGCATCTTTCCATTTCCCCTTGCCACTTAATTGAGGACAACCCACCTCAGCCAGCTTCGGACAAATTGCCTTATCCCAGCGATCGCGCAGAATCTTAACAGGGTCGGCATCTTCATTTCTGGCTCCCGCTATTAAATTGTCTCTCAAAACATCAGCAAGACGCTCCCACGTCCCTAAATCACTATTGGCTAAGAGGAGGCGCTCCACAAATGCCAGCTCTGTATTATCGGAGAAACCAAATTCTATAGCAATATCTTTGAGAAATGGTTTCTCATATTCTTCATAGCTTGGCAGGCCAAACTCCTAAAACAGTGGAAACAATAGGAGTGTCCTGTAGAACCCATTAGGGAAGGGGAGTAAGAATCAAAGCCTCTGTGGGCTAAAAAAATTATCCGCTACCCTCTCCTATACAGGAGAGGGTTAGCCAGAGGTGGAGAGAGGTTTTCCAGAGAGGTCAGAGTGTACAGCATCCAATCGAGAAGGGCTATATAACTCCTCACCGACTCAAAGTAAGGCACTCTTGCTGGAGATTCGCTGGCACAACAACCGTATGCTGAACATCTATCGCCGTAACTCTGGTTCTGCTCAAAGCTAAAAGCTTCCTAGAAACCTCCTGCGGTTTGGATTTACCCAATATTTCATAGACAGCAAGCATAAAATCTGGGGTGATGCTGTTCAATCCAAATGTCAAAATTTTAGGATTTCGCGTCACGACCATCAAGGGTTGGCCTGAGCAAGAAATGAAGGGCGGGTTGGGGCAATTTGGATTAAAAGGGCTATAAATTCCCTTTAAGCCACCGTACTGACTGGAGCTATTACGGATACTCGTTGAAGAAGTGGAACTACCGTAGAACCCCTGAACGTTAATGATGGAGTAGAAAGAATAAGGCTTGCTCTCTAATCGACCCAAGAATTGACCGGAGGGAGACCGCAGTTCTGCGATACCATCGAGCTTTTTGAGATATTCGATATAAGTCTCTACAGTCATCATGCTTTTTGTCGGTGACCCTATAATTGCCGTTGGTGTCTTCAGCTCCATTTGGCTCATCTATAAGAATCGCTGTTCCTGCCGTGAATTTGCATAAAGTAACTTTGATCACGAGAAGAAATTGAATGAAGATTTAGTAAAGCGCTCTTGAGATCGCTGATTTTTTGCGTATTTGTGTTGACTTAAATTTCATTAGGCTTGAATATTCTGTATAGCAGTTTACAGTTTTCTAATTTTCATCAAGTCTTATAGCTTTCCTAAGTTTGATGTTGTTTGGGTGAAATGTCGTTATCCAACTATGATTCTACCTTTAGATGGATTATTATGGTACTTGTCAGATGATATAAAGTATCCTCTATATTTAACCTCTAATTCGCAAAATTGTTTATAGAAGCCGCTCACTAAGGGCGGCTTTTATAATTTAGAGCTGACTCAGAACGCAGGATCAGCATAGGCTGGCTCAGCAGTTCTTGTTACTGCCGTGTCGAAGTATTTTCCGAATCTACGCCTAAACGTATCCAGCACCGATGAGCTGGAGAGCAATTTTGCAATGCCTGACTCTATAGGTCGAAGAGTGTTTCTGCGGTAGAGTGGTAATCTACGAAGGTTAACAGGGCTAGGCTTGGTGAGGTGTCGTGCTGCCAACCACCTATCATCACCCTCTATACAGGTGCAAGCGAAACCTGTTCCTCAGATGATGAAACTTGAAAGTACAGCTTTTACTGCAAATGGGATGATTCCCTTCCTCTACACTTGTGACGGTCAAGACATCTCCCCAGAACTTCGATGGGACGAACCACCCGCAGGCACACAAAGCCTTGCCTTAATTGTCGATGACCCAGATGCTCCGAGTGGAATCTTTGTGCACTGGGTACTCTATGACCTTTCTCCGGAAACTCGCCACTTACCCGAAGCTGTGGCGGCTACCCCTACACTCCTAAATGGGGGTACACAGGGTAAAAATGATTTTGGTCAACTGGGCTATGGTGGCCCTTGCCCACCCAGTGGCGTCCACCGTTACTTTTTTAAACTCTACGCCCTCGACCGAGAACTGGGACTCAAATCCGGTGCCACAAAAGCTCAGCTAG
Encoded here:
- a CDS encoding YbhB/YbcL family Raf kinase inhibitor-like protein, which translates into the protein MMKLESTAFTANGMIPFLYTCDGQDISPELRWDEPPAGTQSLALIVDDPDAPSGIFVHWVLYDLSPETRHLPEAVAATPTLLNGGTQGKNDFGQLGYGGPCPPSGVHRYFFKLYALDRELGLKSGATKAQLEAAMNGHILAAAELIGRYARS